The Oceanithermus desulfurans genome segment GGCTCAGGTGCAGGCCCTCGAGGGCAAGGTGGACGCCGTGGGCGCGCAGGCCTCGGCCAACGCCGACAGCATCAAGGCCCTCAACGAGCTGGCCGTGCTGCTCAACCAGGACGTCCTCAGCCTCCAGGACCGCGTGACCGCCCTGGAGAAGGCCTCGGGCATGACCGACCTCTCGGGCGTCGCCACCAAGGACGACGTGCAGTCGGTGCGTGACTACGTCACCGCCATCCGCGGCGACCTGGTCAACGTCTCGAACAAGGTCAGCGCCCTCGAAGCCAACGTGGGCGACCTGCAGGACCAGGTGAACGGCCTGAAGTTCTACCAGTTCACCGTCTCGGGCAGCATCTCGGGTGAGTACTCGGTCTTCCGCGTGCTCGACGGCGGCCTCGAAGACTTCGACGCCGACCGCCTCTTCGCCACCTCCTTCAGCACCGGTGAAGCGACCACCGACAAGGGCGACGTGGCGGCCAAGGAAGACCTGGGCCCCGGCTTCCAGCAGGAAGGCACCTGGAGCTCGAGCCTGACCCTGAAGCTGCTCTTCCCCAACGCCTACAAAGTCGACGCCGCGGGCCTGACGATCAAGGGCATCGAGATCGACGGCACCTGGGACGTCAGCGGCGGCAGCTACACCGGCACCACCGGCGGCTTCTGGGACGTCAGCGGCGTGCGCACCAGCTTCACCGTGGGCAACGACCCGCTGATGATCACCCTGGCGCGTCAGCCGAAGGCCCACTTCACCGAGTACGTCTTTGATAACGACTACTACAGCCGCGGCACCGGCTACGTCGTCGAGTACAAGGGCATCCTCGACATCACCGGCGTGTACGGTTCGACCGGCGACGCCGACACCGTCAACGGCGACAACCGCTACTACCGCGGCGTAATGGCCGGCAAGAGCTTCGAGAACTTCTCGATCGCCGCCTACGCCGTGCAGGAAGCCGCCGACGTCTACGGTCCCGCCTACTCGAACACCGTCTACGGTGGTCACGCCACCGCCAGCTTCGGCCCCCTCAGCCTCGAGGGCGAGTACGACATGAGCAACAACGGCACCCCCGCCAGCGTCATGTACTTCAAGGGCGGGCTGAACCTGGGCGACGGCAAGTTCAAGGCCAACGCCAACTACCGCGCCATCGACCCTGACTTCGCCGGCGTCTCCCAGGACGTGGACACCGCGGGCTACCAGAGCGAAGATTCCAGCGGCAACACCATCAACGGCGCCCCCTTCGGTGACGACCAGAAGGGCTACGGCTTCGACGCCGCGGCCGAGCTGGGCGCGTTCAGCGTCAGCGGTTACTACGACCACCAAACCGACTTCGCCGGCACCGCCACCTCGCAGGTCGACAAGTACGGCGCGGCGGCCGAGGCCAAGCTGAGCGTCAT includes the following:
- a CDS encoding S-layer homology domain-containing protein — encoded protein: MKKAVILLAGLLTVLSMGFASAQFSDVPAGHWAKEAVEKIAAEGIILGFPDGTFRGNENLTRYQAAMIIYRLLQKLEPGQMGAMDQETITALRNAVQELAAELASLGVRVSALEDNAASKSDVARLEKMIAELKGMPSGEGASGAALKDLADRVEAAAIAADTALAQVQALEGKVDAVGAQASANADSIKALNELAVLLNQDVLSLQDRVTALEKASGMTDLSGVATKDDVQSVRDYVTAIRGDLVNVSNKVSALEANVGDLQDQVNGLKFYQFTVSGSISGEYSVFRVLDGGLEDFDADRLFATSFSTGEATTDKGDVAAKEDLGPGFQQEGTWSSSLTLKLLFPNAYKVDAAGLTIKGIEIDGTWDVSGGSYTGTTGGFWDVSGVRTSFTVGNDPLMITLARQPKAHFTEYVFDNDYYSRGTGYVVEYKGILDITGVYGSTGDADTVNGDNRYYRGVMAGKSFENFSIAAYAVQEAADVYGPAYSNTVYGGHATASFGPLSLEGEYDMSNNGTPASVMYFKGGLNLGDGKFKANANYRAIDPDFAGVSQDVDTAGYQSEDSSGNTINGAPFGDDQKGYGFDAAAELGAFSVSGYYDHQTDFAGTATSQVDKYGAAAEAKLSVITLKGNYDYYNADATDPTNDEVTYGGSAAIGPMKGFTLEAFYSLATLGGAAVDGPLPTTEGESAYGASLSHDGASENALISGLNLTAKYKAYTVSGNTDIQVYGDFDAKFGVVGIHPMFRYHMPNPGDTTIKYGAQVKVGELGVVFKPTLMGDFVSRTTGTTSEMKYGVGLELGDFVFGSSLKGGYASYTAANVASVLLADAQLLDPFNPADDRVWSSTGTTNGSLTGYFFEWTYEGMQFAYIDAVVNNGGNTTHGQAFKVSYSVEF